From one Streptomyces sp. Q6 genomic stretch:
- a CDS encoding sigma factor, whose protein sequence is MADGPAAAPISPAAYARIYADEQPRLVAYARSLTGSPWLADDLVAEAHFKVWRRLSAEHAIENVAAYLTTTVRHLAATAGRGAARETPLDPHDGVESVRAAPSAFGSYEEEDPAARASRVDLLTRVLGQLPERWVKALWLAEAEGQPLEAVGRGIGAGSGATAVLLHRAREGLRQAFLRAHPGTPADPACEAHWDRMPAHVRGVASARQSEKLLAHVDTCEDCRARLAVLLRANDRLPALVGPALLVFVFGGAGKFLVPLAAGTGAGAGAVSGGHGAGVLHGVRHVLAGGAKAPAAVAGVVGVSVAGAAVAAGLVLGGSDASVPAPRAQAAVANDAPTPQAPRGASPGPSTSPADPAPARTDPHGPPRRARPPLPGLRTRPPRPTLPPRPIRLRGRIGLMPR, encoded by the coding sequence ATGGCCGACGGCCCCGCCGCCGCACCGATATCCCCTGCCGCCTACGCCCGCATCTACGCGGACGAACAGCCGCGCCTGGTCGCGTACGCCCGCTCGCTGACGGGGAGCCCCTGGCTCGCCGACGATCTCGTCGCCGAGGCGCACTTCAAGGTGTGGCGCCGGCTGTCCGCCGAGCACGCGATCGAGAACGTGGCGGCGTATCTGACGACGACCGTGCGACATCTGGCGGCGACGGCGGGGCGCGGCGCCGCGCGTGAGACACCGCTCGACCCGCACGACGGGGTGGAGTCGGTGCGGGCCGCGCCCAGTGCGTTCGGTTCCTACGAGGAGGAGGACCCCGCCGCTCGCGCGTCCCGTGTGGATCTGCTGACCCGGGTGCTGGGCCAGCTGCCCGAGCGCTGGGTGAAGGCGCTGTGGCTGGCCGAGGCGGAGGGGCAGCCGCTGGAGGCGGTGGGCCGTGGCATCGGCGCGGGCAGCGGCGCCACGGCGGTGCTGCTGCACCGGGCGCGCGAGGGATTGCGGCAGGCGTTCCTGCGGGCGCATCCCGGGACGCCCGCGGATCCGGCGTGCGAGGCGCACTGGGACCGGATGCCGGCGCACGTCCGGGGTGTCGCCTCGGCGCGGCAGTCGGAGAAGCTGCTCGCGCACGTCGACACGTGCGAGGACTGCCGGGCCCGGCTCGCTGTCCTGCTGCGCGCGAACGACCGGCTGCCCGCCCTGGTGGGCCCGGCGCTCCTGGTCTTCGTGTTCGGCGGCGCGGGAAAGTTCCTGGTGCCGCTCGCGGCGGGAACGGGAGCCGGTGCCGGTGCCGTGTCCGGTGGGCACGGGGCGGGTGTGCTGCACGGCGTGCGTCATGTGCTGGCCGGCGGGGCGAAGGCGCCTGCCGCCGTGGCCGGGGTGGTCGGGGTCTCGGTCGCCGGAGCGGCGGTCGCGGCGGGGCTGGTGCTCGGCGGGTCGGATGCGTCGGTACCCGCACCGCGTGCGCAGGCGGCGGTGGCGAACGACGCGCCCACCCCGCAGGCGCCGCGCGGGGCGTCGCCGGGGCCTTCGACCTCACCCGCGGATCCGGCACCGGCGCGGACCGATCCTCACGGCCCGCCGCGCCGAGCACGCCCGCCGCTTCCCGGGCTCCGGACACGGCCGCCGCGCCCGACGCTCCCGCCGCGCCCGATACGCCTGAGGGGCCGGATCGGCCTGATGCCGCGGTGA
- a CDS encoding SsgA family sporulation/cell division regulator, protein MPTTVPATLEQSARARLVTAGGQGPDRHVTVTLRYSCDDPLAIRLCFPAEVTLTGAGVTWAFARTLLGDGLRAPTGSGDVHVWPCGRARTVVELHAPEGLAVVQFDTSALRRFLRRSYALVPAGGEDVTAVVDRALASLFRHDGQA, encoded by the coding sequence ATGCCGACCACCGTCCCCGCCACCCTCGAACAGTCCGCCCGCGCCCGGCTCGTCACGGCCGGAGGGCAGGGCCCCGACCGTCATGTCACCGTCACACTCCGCTACTCCTGCGACGACCCGCTGGCGATCCGGCTGTGCTTCCCCGCCGAGGTGACCCTCACGGGCGCCGGCGTCACGTGGGCGTTCGCGCGCACGCTCCTGGGCGACGGGCTGCGCGCCCCGACCGGCTCCGGCGACGTTCATGTGTGGCCGTGCGGCCGGGCCCGTACGGTCGTCGAACTGCACGCGCCGGAGGGCCTGGCCGTCGTCCAGTTCGACACGTCGGCGCTGCGCCGCTTCCTGCGCCGCTCGTACGCCCTCGTGCCGGCCGGCGGCGAGGACGTCACGGCGGTCGTGGACCGTGCGCTGGCCTCGCTCTTCCGCCACGACGGCCAGGCGTGA
- a CDS encoding ABC transporter permease: MGALVVLLVVAAAVAAVFRLAPDASWRRARDIAVAGVRAAVQLGVVSLVIGRVVQHGAALLAFLLLMFAVAARTAGRRVTSNRTWRWAALPIALPVVPVVGALVACGLLPARGIALIPVTGILIGGALTATVLAGRRTLDELTARGGEVEACLALGLLPHEARLEIVRPAASDALLPGLDQTRTVGLVTLPGAFVGMLLGGASPVAAGAVQLFVLVALMAVQTISVAATVELVARGRLYRPPR; this comes from the coding sequence ATGGGGGCGCTCGTCGTGCTGCTGGTGGTGGCCGCCGCGGTGGCCGCGGTGTTCCGGCTGGCGCCGGACGCGTCGTGGCGGCGGGCGCGGGACATCGCCGTGGCGGGGGTGCGGGCCGCGGTGCAGTTGGGGGTCGTGTCCCTGGTGATCGGCCGGGTGGTGCAGCACGGTGCGGCGCTGCTCGCCTTCCTGCTGCTCATGTTCGCGGTGGCCGCGCGGACGGCGGGGCGGCGGGTCACGTCGAACCGCACCTGGAGGTGGGCGGCGCTGCCGATCGCCCTGCCGGTGGTGCCCGTCGTCGGGGCGCTCGTGGCCTGCGGTCTGCTGCCCGCGCGCGGGATCGCGCTGATCCCGGTGACCGGCATCCTGATCGGCGGGGCGCTCACGGCGACGGTCCTCGCGGGCCGCCGTACCCTCGACGAACTCACCGCGCGCGGGGGCGAGGTGGAGGCCTGTCTCGCGCTCGGTCTCCTCCCGCACGAGGCGCGCCTGGAGATCGTCCGCCCGGCCGCGTCGGACGCGCTGCTGCCCGGCCTCGACCAGACCCGGACGGTGGGCCTGGTGACGCTGCCCGGCGCGTTCGTCGGCATGCTGCTGGGCGGGGCGTCACCGGTGGCGGCGGGCGCCGTGCAGCTGTTCGTCCTGGTGGCGCTGATGGCGGTGCAGACGATCTCGGTGGCCGCGACGGTGGAACTGGTCGCGCGGGGACGGCTGTACCGGCCGCCGCGATGA
- a CDS encoding aminoglycoside phosphotransferase family protein, producing MSDVDSPDHRAIDADLVRSLLREQHPDLADLDLRHAASGWDHQLWRIGEELVVRLPRTEAAVRNVRNEQRWLPELVDRFALPVPVPRRAGGPSERFPWPWTVTTWVPGEPADVAPIGPGSLSTKALADFLRALHHPAPDDAPVHPQQRGVALSTHADGFAAGFRDVLDGDPTADALWEIWEDALAAPRWTGPRLWLHSDLHPANVVVRDGTLAGVIDFGDLCAGDPATDLCAAWLLLPDGEAGPFFDAYATADEATIRRARGWTVLRGVGLIGIGRAGERGLPGGQPTWGPAGRAALERLLITV from the coding sequence ATGAGTGACGTAGACAGCCCGGACCACCGTGCCATCGACGCGGATCTCGTGCGTTCCCTCCTGCGGGAGCAGCACCCCGACCTGGCGGACCTCGACCTGCGCCATGCCGCGTCCGGCTGGGACCACCAACTGTGGCGTATCGGCGAGGAGTTGGTCGTACGCCTGCCGCGCACCGAGGCCGCCGTGCGCAACGTGCGCAACGAGCAGCGCTGGCTGCCGGAACTGGTGGACCGGTTCGCCCTGCCGGTGCCCGTGCCACGGCGCGCGGGCGGGCCGTCGGAGCGCTTCCCCTGGCCCTGGACCGTCACGACGTGGGTGCCCGGTGAGCCGGCCGACGTGGCACCGATCGGCCCCGGCTCCCTGTCCACCAAGGCACTGGCCGACTTCCTGCGCGCCCTGCACCACCCCGCGCCGGACGACGCCCCCGTCCATCCGCAGCAGCGCGGCGTCGCGCTGTCCACGCACGCGGACGGCTTCGCGGCCGGGTTCCGTGACGTGCTCGACGGGGACCCGACGGCCGACGCGCTGTGGGAGATCTGGGAGGACGCGCTCGCGGCACCGCGGTGGACCGGCCCGAGGCTGTGGCTGCACAGCGACCTGCACCCCGCGAACGTCGTCGTACGTGACGGAACCCTCGCCGGCGTCATCGACTTCGGCGACCTGTGCGCCGGCGACCCGGCGACCGACCTCTGCGCGGCCTGGCTGCTGCTGCCGGACGGCGAGGCGGGACCCTTCTTCGATGCCTACGCCACCGCCGACGAGGCGACGATCCGCCGCGCCCGCGGCTGGACCGTGCTGCGCGGCGTCGGACTCATCGGCATCGGCCGGGCCGGGGAACGCGGCCTGCCCGGAGGCCAGCCGACCTGGGGCCCCGCGGGACGGGCGGCGCTGGAACGCCTGCTGATCACCGTCTGA
- a CDS encoding glutathione peroxidase, with protein MSVYDAVEIDRLQGGSADLAQYLGSAVLIVNVASKCGLTPQYAGLERLHEQYASRGFTVLGVPCNQFMGQEPGSADEIAEFCSATYGVTFPMTEKVDVNGADRHPLYAKLVEVPDAEGYTGDVRWNFEKVLIDASGTPVARFSPQTEPDAPELVAAIEKSLPR; from the coding sequence ATGTCTGTTTACGACGCAGTAGAAATCGACCGCCTGCAAGGCGGGTCCGCCGATCTGGCCCAGTACCTGGGCTCGGCCGTCCTGATCGTCAACGTCGCGTCCAAGTGCGGCCTCACCCCGCAGTACGCGGGCCTGGAGCGGCTGCACGAGCAGTACGCGTCGCGCGGGTTCACCGTGCTCGGCGTGCCGTGCAACCAGTTCATGGGGCAGGAACCCGGTTCGGCCGACGAGATCGCCGAGTTCTGCTCGGCGACGTACGGCGTGACGTTCCCGATGACGGAGAAGGTCGACGTCAACGGCGCGGACCGGCACCCGCTCTACGCGAAGCTCGTCGAGGTCCCCGACGCCGAGGGCTACACCGGTGACGTGCGCTGGAACTTCGAGAAGGTGCTGATCGACGCGTCCGGCACCCCGGTCGCCCGTTTCTCCCCGCAGACCGAGCCCGACGCCCCGGAGCTCGTCGCGGCCATCGAGAAGAGCCTGCCGCGCTGA
- a CDS encoding ATP-dependent DNA ligase has protein sequence MLLARLAQVSQDVAATSARSRKIALLAELFRDADPDDVPIVIPYLAGRLPQGRLGVGWRALSRHVEPVAEPRLTVQDVDAALTVLGDVAGAGSQAERARLVGELMGAATQDEQRFLIGLVTGEVRQGALDAVAIEGLAQATGAPPAGVRRAVMLAGGIQPVAQALLGRGPQALEEFRLTVGRPVQPMLAHAAGSVGEGLDKLGACAVEEKLDGIRVQVHRDGDDVRVYTRTLDDITDRLPEVTEAAAGLKGERFVLDGEVIAFDDRGRPRPFQEVAGRVGSRVDVARAAEAVPVSPIFFDILYVDGRDLLDLPFGQRHEQLARLVPEPMRVRRLVVEDGSDPEQRAAADAFFAATLDRGHEGVVLKGLEAAYSAGRRGASWLKVKPVHTLDLVVLAAEWGHGRRTGKLSNLHLGARRDDGSYAMLGKTFKGLTDALLSWQTERLQELAVRDDGHVVTVRPELVVEIAYDGLQKSTRYPAGVTLRFARVVRYREDKTAEQADTVDTVLAAHPALDA, from the coding sequence ATGTTGTTGGCCCGGCTCGCTCAGGTGTCCCAGGACGTCGCCGCCACGTCGGCGCGGTCGCGGAAGATCGCGCTGCTCGCCGAGTTGTTCCGGGACGCCGACCCCGATGACGTGCCGATCGTCATCCCGTATCTGGCGGGGCGGCTGCCCCAGGGGCGGCTCGGTGTCGGCTGGCGGGCGCTGAGCCGGCACGTGGAGCCGGTCGCCGAGCCGCGATTGACCGTGCAGGACGTCGATGCCGCGCTGACCGTGCTCGGCGATGTGGCGGGTGCCGGTTCGCAGGCCGAACGGGCACGGCTCGTCGGCGAGTTGATGGGGGCCGCGACGCAGGACGAACAGCGGTTCCTCATCGGCCTGGTGACCGGCGAGGTGCGGCAGGGCGCGCTGGACGCCGTCGCGATCGAAGGGCTCGCCCAGGCCACCGGCGCTCCCCCGGCGGGCGTGCGCCGTGCGGTGATGCTCGCCGGTGGCATCCAGCCGGTCGCGCAGGCGCTGCTGGGCCGGGGTCCGCAGGCGTTGGAGGAGTTCCGGCTCACCGTCGGACGGCCCGTGCAGCCGATGCTGGCCCACGCGGCGGGTTCGGTCGGCGAGGGGCTCGACAAGCTGGGCGCGTGTGCCGTCGAGGAGAAGCTCGACGGCATCCGCGTACAGGTGCACCGGGACGGGGACGACGTCCGCGTGTACACGCGGACCCTCGACGACATCACCGACCGGCTGCCCGAAGTGACCGAGGCGGCGGCCGGGTTGAAGGGTGAGCGGTTCGTTCTCGACGGCGAGGTCATCGCGTTCGACGACCGGGGGCGGCCGCGGCCGTTCCAGGAGGTGGCCGGGCGGGTCGGGTCGCGGGTGGACGTGGCGCGGGCCGCCGAGGCGGTGCCCGTCTCCCCCATCTTCTTCGACATCCTGTACGTCGACGGTCGCGACCTTCTCGACCTGCCGTTCGGGCAGCGGCACGAGCAGTTGGCGCGGCTCGTGCCGGAGCCGATGCGGGTGCGGCGCCTCGTCGTCGAGGACGGGTCCGATCCCGAGCAGCGGGCCGCCGCCGACGCGTTCTTCGCCGCGACGCTCGACCGCGGGCACGAAGGGGTCGTCCTCAAGGGTCTCGAGGCGGCGTACAGCGCGGGCCGCCGGGGCGCGTCCTGGCTGAAGGTGAAGCCGGTGCACACGCTGGACCTGGTGGTGCTCGCCGCCGAGTGGGGGCACGGGCGGCGTACGGGCAAGCTCTCGAACCTGCATCTGGGCGCGCGGCGCGACGACGGCTCGTACGCGATGCTCGGCAAGACGTTCAAGGGGCTCACCGACGCCCTGCTGTCCTGGCAGACGGAGCGGCTCCAGGAGTTGGCGGTCAGGGACGACGGCCATGTCGTGACGGTGCGACCGGAGCTGGTCGTCGAGATCGCGTACGACGGGTTGCAGAAGTCGACGCGGTATCCGGCCGGGGTGACGCTGCGTTTCGCGCGGGTCGTGCGCTATCGCGAGGACAAGACGGCCGAGCAGGCGGACACGGTGGACACGGTCCTCGCGGCGCACCCGGCTCTCGACGCCTGA